A single window of Sparus aurata chromosome 12, fSpaAur1.1, whole genome shotgun sequence DNA harbors:
- the surf4 gene encoding surfeit locus protein 4, whose protein sequence is MGQEDLMNTAEDVADQFLRVTKQYLPHLARLCLISTFLEDGIRMWFQWNEQRDYIEATWSCGYFLATCFVLLNLIGQLGGCVLILSRNFVQYACFGLFGIIALQTVAYSILWDLKFLMRNLALGGGLLLLLAESRSEGKSMFAGVPSMGESSPKQYMQLGGRVLLVLMFMTLLHFDSNFFSILQNMVGTALIILVAIGFKTKLAALTLVLWLLVINVYFNAFWTIPAYKPMHDFLKYDFFQTTSVIGGLLLVVALGPGGVSMDEKKKEW, encoded by the exons TTCTTGCGGGTAACCAAACAGTACCTGCCCCACCTGGCGCGACTGTGTCTCATCAGCACCTTCCTGGAAGACGGCATCCGCATGTGGTTTCAGTGGAATGAGCAGAGAGACTACATCGAGGCTACCTGGAGCTGTGGCTACTTCTTGGCCACTTGCTTTGTGCTGCTTAACCTCATAGGACAGCTGG GTGGTTGTGTCCTCATCCTCAGTAGAAATTTTGTACAGTATGCCTGCTTTGGACTATTTGGCATCATAGCGCTACAG ACTGTTGCGTACAGCATTTTATGGGATCTCAAATTTTTGATGAG aaacCTTGCCCTCGGAGGTggtctgctcctgctgctggcCGAGTCTCGTTCGGAAGGAAAGAGCATGTTTGCCGGAGTCCCCTCCATGGGAGAGAGCTCGCCGAAGCAGTACATGCAGCTGGGTGGTCGAGTACTGCTGGTGCTCATGTTCATGACTCTCCTGCACTTCGACTCCAACTTCTTCTCT ATCCTGCAGAACATGGTCGGGACTGCCCTCATCATCCTAGTGGCCATCGGCTTCAAAACCAAGCTAGCGGCGCTGACCCTCGTCTTGTGGCTGCTGGTCATCAACGTCTACTTCAACGCTTTCTGGACCATCCCCGCCTACAAGCCCATGCACGACTTCCTTAAGTACGACTTCTTCCAGACCACCTCGGTCATCGGCGGTCTGTTGTTGGTGGTGGCACTTGGACCTGGTGGAGTGTCCatggatgaaaaaaagaaagagtggTAG